One part of the [Synechococcus] sp. NIES-970 genome encodes these proteins:
- the dnaA gene encoding chromosomal replication initiator protein DnaA gives MTQNPQWLWQEVLTKLEQQLSRPTYETWIQPTKLQQWQEDEIILCAPNVFVLNHIQKYYGALITETIAELLQQPVKVRLTSPEGNTLAATQSFYSSRSGQSTRPGRKTPELNPKYTFSRFVVGPTNRMAHAAALAVAESPGRDFNPLVLCGGVGLGKTHLMQAIGHYRLDTQPDAKIFYVSTEQFTNDLIVAIRKDSLQTFREHYRTADILLVDDIQFIEGKEYTQEEFFYTFNTLHEAGKQIVLASDRPPHQIPGLQQRLSSRFSMGLIADIQPPDLETRMAILQKKAEAENLNLSRSVIEYIATHYTANIRELEGALLRAVTHIAISGLPMTVENLAPILNPTVEYASAPPNVILQIAAEATGVSIEDLKGASRRREISTARQIAMYLMRQHTDLSLPRIGEMFGGKDHTTVMYSCDKIGQLLTKNQKISQLVSQISDRINHHHQNL, from the coding sequence GTGACTCAAAATCCCCAATGGCTTTGGCAAGAAGTCCTGACAAAACTCGAACAACAACTGAGTCGCCCTACCTACGAAACTTGGATTCAGCCGACGAAGCTCCAGCAGTGGCAGGAAGATGAAATTATTCTTTGTGCGCCCAATGTCTTTGTGCTGAATCATATCCAGAAGTACTATGGCGCGTTAATCACTGAGACGATCGCCGAATTGCTACAGCAGCCCGTTAAGGTGCGCCTGACTTCCCCCGAAGGGAATACCCTCGCGGCGACCCAGAGTTTTTACAGTTCCCGTAGTGGCCAATCGACTCGACCAGGCCGAAAAACCCCAGAACTCAACCCCAAATATACGTTTTCACGGTTTGTGGTCGGCCCCACCAATCGCATGGCCCACGCCGCAGCCCTGGCGGTGGCAGAATCACCGGGGCGGGACTTTAACCCCCTCGTTCTCTGTGGGGGGGTGGGTTTGGGGAAGACTCACTTGATGCAGGCGATCGGCCATTACCGCTTAGATACTCAGCCCGATGCGAAAATTTTCTATGTGTCCACGGAGCAGTTTACCAATGATCTAATCGTCGCGATCCGCAAAGATAGCCTGCAAACCTTCCGGGAACATTACCGCACCGCCGATATTTTGCTGGTGGATGATATTCAGTTCATCGAAGGGAAAGAATATACCCAGGAGGAGTTTTTCTATACCTTCAATACCCTCCACGAAGCAGGCAAACAAATTGTGCTGGCAAGCGATCGCCCACCGCATCAGATCCCAGGCCTACAGCAGCGCCTTTCATCGCGCTTTTCCATGGGGCTCATCGCGGATATCCAACCCCCTGATCTGGAAACCCGGATGGCGATCCTCCAAAAAAAGGCCGAGGCCGAAAATTTAAATCTTTCCCGTTCGGTGATCGAATATATTGCCACCCACTACACCGCCAATATCCGCGAACTAGAAGGGGCATTGTTGCGGGCGGTGACCCACATTGCGATCTCTGGGCTACCGATGACGGTGGAGAACCTCGCCCCGATTCTGAACCCAACGGTGGAATATGCCTCCGCCCCCCCGAATGTGATTTTACAAATTGCCGCTGAGGCCACGGGGGTAAGCATCGAGGATCTCAAAGGGGCATCTCGGCGCCGGGAAATTAGTACGGCCCGCCAAATTGCTATGTATTTGATGCGCCAACATACAGATCTCAGTTTGCCCCGCATTGGGGAAATGTTTGGCGGTAAGGACCACACCACCGTGATGTACAGTTGCGACAAGATTGGCCAGTTACTCACCAAAAATCAAAAAATCTCCCAACTGGTGAGCCAAATTAGCGATCGCATTAACCACCATCACCAAAACCTCTAG